One genomic window of Salvia miltiorrhiza cultivar Shanhuang (shh) chromosome 4, IMPLAD_Smil_shh, whole genome shotgun sequence includes the following:
- the LOC131020274 gene encoding mavicyanin-like yields MGGKRIYLLVLMVMICGNCSAGEVHKVGESSGWTNINLAPSYYKSWTASKRFQVGDTILFEYNKEFHNVVRVTHKNFNACNTSAPYAAWGSGNDSFTIRRPGHYYFICGVPNHCWAGQKVDIRVAQHSPGPRPTPSSGPTSKSPLSVAQGPSSPPAHPPKKSASSSLHSHLKLWLGVVVAIGLAL; encoded by the exons atGGGTGGAAAAAGGATTTATTTGTTGGTGTTGATGGTGATGATTTGTGGGAATTGCAGTGCTGGAGAAGTTCACAAGGTTGGTGAATCGTCTGGTTGGACCAACATAAATCTTGCTCCTTCATATTACAAATCTTGGACTGCTTCTAAACGCTTCCAAGTTGGTGACACCATTT TGTTCGAGTACAACAAGGAATTCCACAATGTGGTGAGGGTGACGCACAAGAACTTCAACGCGTGCAACACAAGCGCTCCCTACGCCGCGTGGGGTAGCGGCAACGATTCCTTCACAATCAGGAGGCCCGGCCACTACTACTTCATCTGCGGTGTCCCTAACCACTGTTGGGCCGGTCAGAAGGTCGATATTCGGGTTGCCCAACACTCGCCCGGCCCAAGACCCACACCTTCATCAGGCCCAACCTCAAAAAGCCCACTTTCTGTTGCTCAAGGCCCATCATCGCCACCTGCTCACCCTCCTAAAAAGAGTGCATCTTCTTCTCTTCACTCACATTTGAAGCTTTGGTTAGGTGTGGTGGTGGCTATTGGCCTTGCACTTTAg
- the LOC131020276 gene encoding DENN domain and WD repeat-containing protein SCD1-like, translating to MPPIFEYFVVCGMGPEIRTLDGVRGYHGMTTMYLSSLLDQYPPSNHALYPPPPPQLSTCVLPAGVQFYSSGFSSEDPSSFPRNYPIVLTEGDGSKIYVSCIAFRDPVDEDIAEAFRIPPGSFADKCICLVSRSPSFRILRETLEEIFLLCFSTSGSSMPLWEIVAFLVSNVPLPTPGKERVFFTIENGLLAIDVPPKDGLPHADISFQPLVQCLDVDNLIKLFTAVLLERRILLRSDKYSLLTLVSEAICHLIYPFRWQHVYIPLLFFSGVDYIDAPTPYMMGLHSGVDTFGLLMDGVVVVDLEHNLITTTEEIPPLPEPEYSSLRGEIMKLSHPNVFGIDHMKGGFFTEQYPRVGSRLWEEDDDLHFRILFLKFFASILDGYRNFVENAATNVFNNQAFLKKRSRSTNQPPDPMITQFLESQGFLDYLERGLGSQENGNNLLDKLQDAIGRGQNPMSIFSSLSIEPVIISIYGPDEGKPGSDVRYCYDRFPSNFRTEEQEEKRKQILAAATGAIEYSAKQNMSSTSALAGVDSNSGSMSPRERAAEKERMVLDIKVKLQGLWLRLLKLETTDDPLSSFEYGTILALIEYDAEGIGGSGFVECIREHIYSGWSCQLTEEQFIAVKELLKTAISLAIARNDMETIRDALEVSAVMHKMDVNNVLDYVQRHLRSLSIWEELRFWEGYFDYLLDCFSSQSTNYAILVTTQLIIVAIHMAGLGLPDSDAWYVIETIAGKNNIGYKHIINLRGYLSHIRQTCIGYWGIHGGKPQFVSSYGLPGPEPQDSPSNIEQGSQASGVGRSWVQSMFSRERALSFTRSVPNLRDVPRVGKKKGQTNIRMLRGHTGAVTALHCVTKKEVWDLVGDRDDAGFFISGSTDCTLKIWDPTLRGSELKATLKGHSGIVRAISSDRRKVVSGSDDQFVLVWDKQTTHLVEELKGHDAQVSVVRTLSGERVLTAAHDGTVKMWDVRMDTCVATVGHCSSAVLCMDYDDSTGILAAAGRDVVANIWDIRAGRQMHKLLGHSKWIRSIKMVGDTVITGSDDWTARVWSVSQGTCDAVLACHDGPVLCVEYSIADRGIITGSSDGLLRFWENDDGAVKCIKNVTVHNAPILSINAGEQWLGVGAADNSMSLFHRPQDRLGGLSTTGPKMAGWQLYRTPVKSVATVRCAASDLERKRICGGGRNGVLRLWDATINI from the exons ATGCCGCCGATCTTCGAGTACTTCGTCGTGTGCGGAATGGGACCGGAAATCCGCACCCTCGACGGCGTCCGCGGCTACCACGGCATGACCACCATGTACCTGTCGTCGCTGCTCGACCAATACCCTCCCTCCAATCACGCTCTctatccgccgccgccgccgcagctcTCCACCTGCGTCTTGCCTGCCGGCGTCCAATTCTACTCGTCGGGGTTCAGTTCCGAAGATCCGTCGTCGTTCCCGCGCAATTACCCTATCGTGCTGACGGAAGGGGATGGCTCAAAGATTTACGTCAGCTGCATTGCGTTTCGGGATCCCGTGGATGAGGACATAGCGGAGGCGTTCCGCATTCCGCCTGGTTCCTTTGCGGATAAATGCATCTGTCTCGTCTCGCGATCGCCCAGTTTCCGGATTCTGCGCGAGACTTTGGAGGAGATATTCCTACTTTGTTTCTCGACCTCCGGTAGCAG CATGCCGTTGTGGGAAATTGTTGCTTTTTTAGTTTCCAATGTACCTTTGCCCACTCCTGGAAAGGAACGAGTCTTCTTTACTATTGAGAATGGTCTCCTTGCGATTGATGTTCCACCTAAGGATGGTCTTCCTCATGCTGAT ATATCCTTCCAGCCTTTGGTCCAGTGTTTGGATGTTGATAATCTCATCAAACTATTCACTGCAGTTCTGCTGGAAAGAAGGATTTTGCTGCGCTCTGACAA ATATTCTCTATTAACTCTTGTATCAGAGGCCATATGCCATTTAATATATCCATTTCGATGGCAG CATGTCTACATTCCATTGCTATTTTTCAGTGGAGTTGACTATATTGATGCTCCTACACCCTATATGATGGGCCTTCATTCAGGTGTTGATACTTTTGGACTACTCATGGATGGT GTAGTTGTTGTTGACCTTGAGCATAATCTAATTACCACAACAGAAGAAATTCCTCCATTACCAGAACCAGAGTATAGTTCATTGCGTGGAGAGATAATGAAACTATCACATCCAAATGTTTTCGGCATAGATCACATGAAAGGTGGTTTTTTCACTGAGCAATATCCTAGAGTTGGCAGCAGGCTGTGGGAAGAGGATGATGATCTCCATTTTAG GATTCTATTCCTAAAATTCTTTGCATCAATTTTAGATGGCTATCGCAATTTTGTA GAAAATGCTGCTACTAATGTCTTCAACAACCAGGCTTTTCTGAAGAAGCGCTCTCGGTCAACAAACCAGCCTCCAGATCCAATG ATAACTCAATTTTTAGAATCCCAAGGATTCTTAGATTATCTGGAGAGAGGCCTTGGTTCTCAAGAAAATGGCAATAATCTTCTTGATAAGTTACAAGATGCTATTGGCAGGGGACAAAATCCTATGTCAATATTTTCCTCACTTTCCATAGAGCCTGTGATCATAAGTATTTATGGCCCTGATGAAGGGAAGCCAG GATCAGATGTTAGATATTGTTATGACAGGTTTCCTTCAAATTTTAGAACCGAAGAGCAGGAAGAAAAAAGGAAGCAGATTCTAGCCGCAGCAACCGGAGCTATAGAGTATTCTGCAAAGCAGAATATGAG TTCAACTTCGGCTCTTGCTGGTGTAGATTCTAATTCTGGAAGCATGAGTCCAAGAGAGAGGGCT GCTGAAAAAGAGCGCATGGTTTTGGACATTAAAGTGAAGCTGCAG GGTTTGTGGCTACGCCTCTTGAAGCTGGAAACTACAGATGATCCTCTTTCATCCTTTGAGTATGGAACTATTCTTG CTCTGATCGAGTATGATGCTGAGGGAATTGGTGGTAGTGGATTTGTTGAATGTATAAGAGAGCACATTTATTCA GGATGGAGCTGTCAATTGACCGAAGAGCAGTTTATTGCAGTGAAAGAACTG CTAAAAACAGCCATTAGTCTTGCTATTGCTCGGAATGACATGGAAACTATCAGAGATGCTCTTGAAGTGTCTGCTGTAATGCACAAAATGGACGTAAACAATGTCTTAGATTATGTTCAGCGGCACCTACGTTCTCTTTCCATATGGGAGGAGCTACG GTTTTGGGAAGGATACTTTGACTATCTGCTCGACTGCTTCTCTAGCCA GTCAACCAATTATGCAATATTGGTGACAACACAACTAATCATTGTGGCAATACATATG GCTGGACTTGGACTTCCTGACAGTGATGCGTGGTATGTGATTGAAACAATAGCTGGAAAGAATAACATTGGGTATAAGCACATT ATAAATCTCAGAGGGTACCTGTCACATATACGGCAAACTTGTATTGGGTATTGGGGAATCCATGGCGGAAAACCACAGTTCGTATCTTCTTATGGATTGCCCGGTCCAGAACCACAAGATTCTCCTAGTAACATTGAACAAGGTTCCCAGGCTTCTGGTGTTGGAAGGAGCTGGGTCCAAAGCATGTTTAGCCGGGAAAGAGCCCTCTCTTTTACTCGTTCTG TTCCAAATTTGCGAGACGTACCAAGAGTGGGGAAGAAAAAAGGTCAGACCAACATCCGCATGCTAAGAGGTCACACTGGAGCAGTCACAGCTTTACACTGTGTTACAAAAAAAGAAGTATGGGATCTAGTTGGTGATCGTGATGACGCGGGATTCTTTATCAGTGGAAGCACAGACTGCACA CTGAAGATATGGGATCCCACTCTTCGTGGTTCAGAACTGAAGGCAACTTTAAAGGGTCACTCTGG AATTGTGAGAGCCATAAGCTCCGATAGACGGAAAGTGGTATCAGGATCAGATGACCAGTTTGTTCTGGTGTGGGATAAGCAGACGACTCATCTTGTAGAAGAGCTGAAAGGCCATGATGCCCAG GTCAGCGTCGTGCGCACACTCTCAGGTGAGCGTGTCCTCACAGCTGCACACGATGGAACTGTAAAAATGTGGGATGTGAGGATGGACACCTGCGTTGCTACTGTAGGACATTGTTCAAGTGCAGTTCTCTGTATGGACTATGATGACTCCACTGGTATCTTGGCAGCTGCAGGCAGAGATGT TGTTGCAAACATTTGGGATATTCGGGCTGGAAGGCAGATGCACAAGCTATTAGGGCATTCAAAGTGGATCAG GTCCATAAAAATGGTTGGAGACACTGTAATAACAGGCAGTGATGATTGGACTGCTCGAGTGTGGTCTGTCTCTCAAGGAACTTGTGATGCTGTATTGGCTTGCCATGACGGTCCAGTTTTATGTGTTGAATACTCTATTGCAGATAGAGGAATTATTACAG GATCAAGTGATGGGCTTCTCAGATTTTGGGAAAATGATGATG GTGCTGTAAAATGCATCAAGAATGTGACTGTTCATAATGCTCCCATATTGTCAATAAACGCGGGGGAACAATGGTTAGGAGTCGGGGCTGCTGATAATTCTATGTCCCTCTTCCACCGCCCTCAAGATAGGCTTGGAGGGCTCTCAACAACAGGTCCAAAAATGGCTGGCTGGCAACTTTACAGAACTCCTGTAAAATCAGTTGCAACG GTGAGATGTGCGGCTTCAGACCTTGAAAGGAAGAGAATATGCGGAGGGGGGCGTAACGGAGTGCTTAGGTTGTGGGATGCAACTATTAACATCTAA
- the LOC131020275 gene encoding peptidyl-tRNA hydrolase, mitochondrial-like, with translation MPNAREIMFGISAGLFPRSPTAAAIGRRRLLSESSFSIPWWYNNKSGLRLKAMASISTDVEKPRKPWLFVGLGNPGKRYSGTRHNVGFELIDYIAEAEGISTGSISFKSAFGKGFIGDVPVMLAKPQTFMNASGESVGALVSYYKIPLDQVLVMFDDIDLPFAKLRLLPKGGHGGHNGMRSIITHLKGSRDFPRLRIGIGRPPGKMDAASFVLRPFNREEREELDFTFQNGLEAVRILVQQDFNRSATFVNSAKSLHTL, from the exons ATGCCAAATGCGCGTGAAATAATGTTCGGTATATCTGCTGGCTTATTTCCTCGGTCTCCAACGGCGGCTGCAAttgggcggcgccgcctcctttCTGAATCCTCCTTTTCCATTCCGTGGTGGTATAATAACAAAAGTGGATTAAGATTGAAGGCAATGGCCTCAATTTCGACAGATGTAGAAAAACCCCGGAAACCCTGGCTTTTCGTTGGCCTCGGCAACCCCGGGAAGCGCTACAGCGGCACTCGCCACAAT GTGGGATTTGAGCTGATTGACTATATAGCTGAAGCAGAAGGGATTTCAACAGGCTCCATCTCCTTCAAATCTGCTTTTGGGAAAG GTTTCATTGGGGATGTTCCAGTTATGCTTGCTAAACCACAAACTTTCATGAATGCTAGTGGTGAGTCT GTTGGTGCTCTTGTTTCATATTATAAGATCCCATTGGATCAAGTCCTCGTG ATGTTCGATGACATAGATCTGCCATTTGCGAAGTTGAGACTATTACCTAAAGGTGGACATGGAGGACATAATGG GATGAGAAGTATTATAACTCACCTCAAAGGTAGTCGGGATTTTCCTCGCTTGCGGATAG GCATTGGAAGGCCTCCAGGGAAGATGGACGCTGCAAGCTTTGTTCTCCGACCTTTCAATAGAGAAGAACGTGAAGAG CTAGATTTCACATTCCAAAATGGATTAGAAGCAGTTCGAATTCTTGTGCAACAAGATTTCAATAGAAGCGCCACATTTGTAAACAGCGCCAAATCACTTCACACATTGTAG